The DNA window ATTGAATCCTCTTTCATCACTAAATTTTCCTGCTAATATTTTTGCTCTGAATCCCGCAACTTCTGAAACTTCACTTATGTTGTTCGTGGAAAAAATTTCTTCTATAGATTTTAACCAGGATAAAATTTTGTCAGTAAAGAAAGGGTCTTTTTTTTCTAGATAAGAAACGATCTTCGGAAATTCCTGTAATTTCTCTTTTAATTGAGAAACCAATATAAATTGTGATTTTTTTACCATATTATTCAGGGATTAGCGTTTCTATGATGTTTCCATTAATATCTTCATATCTCGACCATTCCATGCCAGCTTCACTTACACTCATTTTTGCATAGATCAGACATTTTGCATCTAAAGCCATTAGTTTGCTGGCTTCTACAATAATCTCACGATCTTCAATTTTTTCAATTACTTTTCTCGCTTCAAAAATAGTTCTGTTAGAAATACTCTGCTGAAAAAATTGTGGATTGGTCAGTTTCCATCTGAAATTAGGCAACGATTGGCAAAATTCCAATGTATATTGGGGAATGGGATCAAAATATTTGATCTGTGAATCTGTAATCGTGGTAGTGTTCTCTTCTTTGATTTTTTTGATGGCATCATTATAAGTAACTTCAAGGTCGACCAAAAAAGCTTTAAGACTCTGATCACTTTTTATATCAGAAGGGTCATAATCTGTTTTAGCCACTTTTATAATTTCATCGTAGGCGAAATCTCTAAAAATCATTATAGGTGAATTTCCAGCGGTAGCAAAAGGAATTGTAAGATCTACAGTTCCAACCTTCATTCTTGGAATAGAAAAATGTTTCAATAAATCGTCTTGAGCATATTCCTTAGCGATCTGTACAGTTTGTAAGTCTGCCATTTTTCTGGCAGAAGCAATTTCAGAGACTATGCCTCCCAAATATTCGTTCAATTTCGGCATGATAAGTTTTTTTATTTATAAAAAGTTGGTTGAAAAAGGATGGCTGCCGAAGCAACCATCCAAAAATAAATAGGGTTTTTAAACTGCTGGTTCAGCGGCTTTAGCTACAATAGCATCTTCTAGCATGTCCATAATTCTTGCAAGACCGGCAGGTAACTCATCATTTACAGCTTTTACATGGACACCTAAAGTGTACGTTTTCTCTGTAGTTGATGTACTTGAATTGGTCTTTTTATAAGAAGCAGAAGCATTGAATTTTACTTTCCAAATTTTTCCGCTTACAGAAGCACTTCCTGTGAATTCACTTGAAATAGCTTGAGTTTCCACTGAGTTTAATTTTGCGTTAAAATCAATCGTCATCTCATCAATTCTTAATGCAGGAATTGTAAGCATTGAAAGAAATGGAACCTGTAGTGTAACAGTAGAATCTATGATAGCACCATTTTCACCAGGAACCGACTTTTTATATTTAAAATCTACATATCTAAGCTCTGAAGGAGCTGTCGGGTGATTGGCAGGGTTGAAACCTACCTCTTTAATGAAGTTTACTTGCGAAATAGATGCATCGTGTTGCGCTTTAATAGCTGCCTGCATAGGCCCACCGATGTAAACACTAAAATCTAAACTGTTTAATTCTTGAACTAAATTTGCCATAATTTAAAAATTTTAAAGGTTATTAATAATTGGTTAATAATATATAGTAGTGCTAGCAGACTAATATTCAGTTAGGGTAATACATATCCTGTTCAGTGTTTTTAGGTACTGAAAACTGATAATTAATTAAAAATTAATTTGGATATTTTTAAGACTGGAACAAGTTTATTTAGTTCTTGTTTCCTTGGTTATTTTGTTACTTCAAAGATAGTTTAAGGTGGCGCCAAAACTCGTCGTGTTATAATTTTCTTCCATTATTATTTTGTTTTATTTTGGTCTTATTTATACTTCAAATATAACTTCGAAAAGCGCCAAAATCTGGCGTGTTTTTTATTTTAATTAAAAAATTAGGAATCTATTAATATAAGCTCATAAGCTTATTTTAGTCCAATATAAGCTTTTTAGCTTATATTTTGTTTCTGATGAGTTTTTGTACAATCTGATTCAATGTTTCTCTATTATCATCTATATAACTTAATCCAGCTTGTATCAGATTTTCGATATTAGAACGTCTTACATTATCCATTGCAGGAGAAGCATTTTTTAAGGATGGATTGATCCGATAATAATTCTTCTGATTTCTCAAACCCAATGTCTGAAACATCTGGCAAAGTTGGTAATCAACAGTTTCTGCATTAGCAGACATCAAAATATCAATAATAGGAGTTACCCAGCCAATTTTTCCGGCTTTTTCTAATTTCTTAAAAGAATAGCTGCGGGATTCAATTCCTGTTCCTATAGATATCATGATCATATCATTTACTGTAGGGTGATTGGCTTTCTGATGGTTTCTCAGCACTTCCGCAAAAGGGATCTTTCTTGCTTCCGCATAAGCACAAAGTGCAGGGTTGTTCGCAAACATCCCACCATCAATAAGGCTGAATAATTGTCCATACATCGATTTGATCTGTACAGGACTGAAATAGGTAGGTGCTGCTGAAGTTGCCCGGCAAACATCTTTTACATAAAAGTTATCCGTACTTAAGCTGGCTTCCCATGAGTTAAAAAGTTTAGCCCTTCTGTTTTCAATATCATAACTGGTAATCAAACAAGGTTTTATTAATTCTTTTAATTCAAGATGTCCAAAAAAATCATTTAGATTTTTTTCCAGTGCTTCTTGGGAAATCTTTTCGTTGAGTAAGCCAAACGGATTTACCAGTTTCTCCCAAAAAGAAACCTGAAATATGTCGCCACCTTTTTCAGCATATAATTCTAATCCTTTCTGAATAGAGTATTTTGCTTTTCGGTGTTCATCCGGGCACAGTATAATAGAAGCAATGAGTCCTCCTGTGCTGCTTCCTGCTACCAAATCAAAATAATCGCCAAGTTTTGCATTGGGTTTATCATAATATTGTAGTTGTTCTTCTATGTAACGTAAAATAATACAGGTGATAATACCTCTTATTCCGCCGCCGTCTAAAGAAAGAATGGTTGTCTTTTTCATGTGATGGTATTAATTGTTAAAGCGACACTTACAATCTTTAATGTTTAAAACCAAGGTTCATTTTTCTAGATAAAACAATTATTTTTGTCATGTAGATTTCATTGTTTTTTATTGTTTTCTTGTAAAGCAAAGGTAGATCAGGGAAGCGACAGAACTTGTCGTATTATAATTATTTTCAAATAAAAGAGAATTATATAATGATATATCCGCTCTTATCCGCAGGCATTTTAGCCAGGGTTCTCCAGGTAGTTTTTATAAGGCCTTTTTTTGTTAAAATGTTCTTTTTTTCAAAGTGCGGAAGGTCTTTGAATGTTTTCCAGTTTCCACCCCAGTCCCAACCATGTTTGGCAAAAATCTTTACACATTCATACCAATCCGCAACACCATCATTGTCCCAGTCTTTTGCAGTATCCCAACTAACTGCTTTTCCGTCGATCATCAAACAAATGTCAACCGCTAGCCCATAATTGTGAATACTTTGCCCTGCTTTGGCATTGGTTACTTTCTTTCCCGTCGTAAGTCTTCCGATCGCATATAGTTTTTCCTGCTCTTCAAAAGATCTCAAACCTTGGGTAATTCTTACTTTAGCTCTGCCAGCAAGAGCTTCATCACATTCTTTAATAATTTGTTTTACTTCCTCTCTTACCAAAGGGTGAAGCTTTTCTATCCGTTCTAAAGTCACTTTATCCATAATACAATTTTTAGTCTTTTAGGAAACAAAAATACATATGGATAGCGCCAAAACTTGACGTATTTAAAATAGAATTAACTTGTTGTATTCATTAATTACGTCGATTTTGAACTGTATGATTTATAAACAGATGCGTACAATTATTGGAGCTTTCAAGCTTCTCAGGAACATTGCGCTTGTGAAAAATAATTGGAATTTTACCAGGATGATAATATTATAGTATGGGGATCTTTTTATTTTTTTTCATACTTCCAATTGCGGGATTTACCTTCAGATATCCATTCCAGAGCCTGTTCCATTCTTTTATTACGGGTAACTTCTGTTTTAGCTTCAGAAATCCATAGGATATATTCTTTTCTGAAAGAAAGTGAAGCCTTCTGAAAAATATCTAAAGCTTTTTTGTTTTTGTCCAATGCTTTTTGAAGATCATCCGGAATGGGAACTTCAGTTTTCGAAACAGGTGCTTTTTTCATAGTAACACCCATATCCATAAGATCCATCGCTTCTTTAATTGCTTTTTTCAGTTGAGGTTTTGAGGGCAAATCTTCTATTTTTGTAATTTTTCCTAAACTAAACATCGAGTTTTTCTCAATAGTCTCTGTGATTTCCTGCATTGTTTTCATTTCTTTTTCAAGCCAGAATCCAAAAGTACAATGCTGTTTGAAGGAGGCCATAGCACAAAGATTTTTTCCTTTGTAAAGAAAATGAGGGAAACCCCATTTTATAGTTTCTTCAGCATCGGGACAGAATTCATGAATGATTTCACGAAGGTAATTTAAGATAGGTTTGGCAAAATCCTGAGATTTTTCAATATATAAATCAATTTTAATGCTATGCTTTTCCATAATCCTATTGAAATAATTTTACGGTTTCATTTACAAGAAATTTTACCTGATCAGGTCTTCCTCTGTCATTTTTAGGTGAGTTTTCGTAGCTTCCGGTTCTTACAATAACCATATTATGATCAGGTATCATAATGATATATTGACCCTGAAGTCCTAGAAAATAATAGTGTTTAATGGGATTGTCATGATTGATCCAAAGTCCCATTCCGTAAATGTTATCCGATTTTTTTGTAGGTGTTCTCATCTGCTCAATAAATTCAGCATTGAGAACCTGAATACCATCAGCTTTACCATGGTCTAAAAACAGTTGACCTAGTTTGGCAAAATCCCGGGTATTAGAATGTATGCAACAGTATGTTTTTTCCATTCTGCTGTTATCTACGCTCCATTCTGCATTTTGTTCCATTCCTAAAGGAATCCAGAATTTCTCTGATAAATAACTTGCTAGTGTTTGGTCTATTGATTTTTTTATGGCAAAACCTAATAGTTGTGTCGAACCACTTTGATATTCAAACTTTGAACCTGGCTCTGCTTTAAATCTTTTTGTAAAAGTAGCTTTTATAAGACTCCTCCCATAATAAGCTTTTGCATTGGGACGAAAGGGATTTTTGTAATCTTCATCCCAATCCAGACCAGACTCCATCTGAGCAAGATTTTTTAGGGTAAGCTGATCGCCAAATTTTTTGTTTTTGAAATCATCGAAAAGATCTGAAAATTTCTGGTCAATATTTTTTATTTTACCTTCTTCTAAAGCTTTCCCCAAAAGCATTACTGTAACAGCTTTAGCCATAGAGAAAGAGTTAGTTTTAGATAGTTGATCATATCCGTTCCAATATTGCTCATGAACTAATTTGCTGTTTTTGATCACTAAGAAAGAGGCCGTATTAGAATGGATAAGGTTGTCAACTATGGTTTTAGGTAAGTCTGTTTTGTTGTATAATGGATCTTCTTCCCAAAGCTTTGGTGACTCTGTTGCAATGATATTACTGGGAAAGAGTTTTCCATCATCAATGTTTGCGCTTGACCTGCCTTTAAAATACGTTTTAGCAATTCCACTGAATAAATAATCGTATCCGAAAAGATAAGAAAGAGCTACTGTGGCAGCTGCTCCGCCAATAATATATTTTAGCATTTTTGTTTAAATGTGTCTTTAACAAATTTAAAATAAATTTAGCATGAAAATAAAAATCTATTGGCAAATAAGTTATTTTTGCGCTTATTGAAGAAAAGATGATTAAAAGATTTATTGTATTTGCATTGTTCATATTTTCCATAAGCTGCTTTTCACAGACTTATAAAACAATAGATACTGCAGACTATAAAGAAAGGATAGCCTTTTTAAAGACATTTAATGCAAATAATGAGCTGCTGATTAAAAATCTAAAAAGCAGTTACTCAGGAAAGACGGGTTCAGAATTAGCTAAAATTTATAAAGAAATAGGGGCTGATTTTGAAAAACAGGTTAAAAATAAAGACTTCATTTTCAAATCTGAATTTGATCCTACGATTAAATCTTTAATTCAGCGTTTGAGAAAGAATAATCCGCAGATCCCCACAGATTTAAAAATATTGATTGCTAAAGATAATACTCCCAACGCTTATTGTCTTGCAGACGGGACTTTCGTAATTAATATAGGTTTATTTAACTGGCTGGATAATGATGACCAGATTGCGTCAGTGATTTCGCACGAATTGGGACATAGAATTGAACAGCATTCTCTGAAGGCATTTGTAAACTATATCACTCAGGATGAAAAAGATAAACTCACTGTCAATAATCTAAAATCAGCGAAAGTAAACCTGAACCAAAGGGCTTTCGACGTTTTGAAGAACAGGATGTATAAAAAAGGAATAGAAAAAAGAGGGCATGAGATGCAGGCAGATTCTTTAGGTTATACAATCTTTAAAAACAGTGATTTTAAAAAAGAAGAATTTGTAAATGCCCTATTACGGCTTCAGGATTTTGATACCATTTCACCAAAGGTATTAAAGCTAGAGACTTACAGGAAGTATTTTAATCTTCCCAAGCAGGAGTTTAAGGAAAAATGGCTTAAAAAGGAAGATTTTTCGATATATGATTACAATCATTTTAAAGAAAAACTAAATAAGGATTCTTTAGCCTCTCATCCTGAAATTACTTTACGGATAGAAAAGCTTAAAAAGAGATTCCCGGAATTAATCGTTGCTGCATTGCCGGAAAAGGCTTCTGAGTCATTTGCTTCACTTGAAAAAATCGCAAGTATGGAAATCTTACCTGATTTTTATCACTCTGAAGATTATGGATTAGGAGTGTATACAAGTCTTCAATTCTTACAGGATGGCGTAGAGGAAAAATATTATAAAAGCTGGTTGGGGAAATGCTTTGCTAAGATTTATGAAGGCCGGAAAAATTATAATCTCAACAGATATCTGGATCGTGTTGATCCCAAAAATCAAAGTGAAAGCTATCAGCAATTCCTTAATTTTATGTGGAACCTCAGTTTAGAGGATATAAAAAATATAGCTGATTATTATCAAAACAAAGAATCCTGATCAAATCAGGATTCTTTTATTAGTAGTTAAGTCTTTCAAGACGTATTTTATTGAATTTTTCTTTCTCATTAAATTCTCTCAAAAGAATATAACCTTCTTTTCCTACATATGGAGTTACTGTAAAGTTATCTTTTTCAGAAATCGGAATGACTTCCTGTTTGAATTTTCCATCGATTACAGTATTGATAAATAGATTCCATTTTTTTTCTCTCGTTGCCTCATCTTTCTGATAATCGCGGTAGAAGAAAACTACGTCTTTCCCATCGTTCAGATACTGTGAAAACAGATAATCTGCATTTACCCACTTGGATTTTTCTTTTTCAAAAACCTTCAGTTCTTTTATATTGAAATCTTTATCGGTATAGATGTATACAAGATCTGTCGTTTTGGGAGCATTGTACTGGCCTTCAGGTTTAAATTTTTCAGATAAAATTCCGACACTTCCATCACTCATAAAATACATGTCTTTGGTCTGAAGGTAATATCCGTTTTCCACCCCTCCATCTGCGCTGATATTTTTAAGGTGAGCCGAATAATCAGGTTTGAAATTTAAAGCCTTCAAATCTGTAGTAAAATCATTTTTATTGACAACCAGACGGGCAAAGCCACGCATTTTATCAGAAACAAAATTCTTTCCGGTTAAAACAATCTTATCATCAAAAGTTTTATCATTGTCAATTCTCGATTCCTCTGTTGCAAAAAAATCAATATTATAGATCGTTTCCGGTGAAAGGCCTGTGACAGGTTTATTAGAAACCTCCTGTCCGGTTTTCATATCAATGACAAGCATAGAAAATGTTTTATCATCTCCATTTACATTTCTTAAAATTCCGTAGATATATTTTTCATCTTTATCTAAAACACTAAGATCAGAAAATACTTTTTTGCTTCCATTGGTGTTGTATTTATACCTCCAGATCTCTTTTTTGTTTTCATTAAATTTTATAATGCTGTTATTATTGACATATTTGCCATAGTCATGATACTCCACAGCGATAAATCCGCCTTCTTTTACTTCGCTAACGGCAGAAACGTAGTTATACCCTTTTTCTTTCTTTTCTTCACGGTTTTCTTTTCTTTCCTCTTTCCAGGTTTTTGGCTGAGTGATTTCTGTAAAAACACCTTCCTTATAGTCATAATAGACCTTAGGGGCAACAGTATTTGTTTTTAGATCAACAACCATAGAAGGAGGAGGAGCGGTCAGTACTCTTTTGAAAAGTTGGATGTAAGTGATGTCAGTAGGTTGCAGAATGATCTTTCCTTTAAAATCTAAATATCCAAAATAAGAACCAACACTGTTGTCTCCTTCAAATTCATTATTGGCAACAGGATTTAAATTTTTATCTAGAATTACATAACCGAATTTGTTAGTGGTTTTTCCTGTCTTTCCATAGGAATATACAGAAACATAACCGTATAGATTATCTTTTGTGTCAAAAAGGGCATTCATTCCGATGTACTTTCCCGAAGCCAGTGCCGCCAGATCCTGTGTTTGCGAATAATATAACGCCTGAACAAGACCGAAGGCCACCAATAGAATTTTTTTCATAGTTATAATTTGCGCCAAAAATAATGAATTAACCTATAGAAAATAAAAAAGCCTTGAAAAAATCAAGGCTTTCGTTCTATATTTTTGAAAGTAAATTTCTGAAATTCGTTTTCTCATCAATGATCCTTCTTAATTCCGATACCGGAACTCTTTCCTGTTTCATGGTGTCCCTGTCTCTTATCGTCACGGTGTGGTCAATAAGGGAATCATGATCTATTGTGATACAATAAGGAGTACCAATAGCATCTTGTCTTCTGTATCGTTTTCCGATGGCATCTTTTTCCTCATAGAATAAGTTGAAATCGTATTTTAGGTCATTAAAGATCTTCTCAGCATATTCTGCCATACCATCTTTCTTCATTAAAGGAAGAATTGCCGCTTTTACCGGAGCTAAAGCAGGGGGTAGAGATAGAACTGTTCTTTCTGAACCATCTTCCAGGATTTCATCTTTTAAACAATGAGAGAATACAGAAAGGAATAATCTATCCAAACCTACAGAAGTTTCGACAACATAAGGAACATAGTTTTCATTTCTTTCAGGATCAAAAAACTGAAGTTTTCTTCCTGAGTGTTTCTCATGAGCTTTTAAGTCGAAATCTGTTCTTGAATGAATTCCTTCAAGTTCTTTAAAACCAAATGGGAAATTAAATTCGATATCTGCAGCAGCATTAGCATAATGAGCCAATTTCTCATGATCATGGAATCTGTAATTTTCATTACCTAGACCTAAAGCAAGATGCCAGTTCAGACGTTTTGTTTTCCACTGTTCATAGAATTCAAGTTCTGTTCCCGGAGCTACAAAGAACTGCATTTCCATTTGTTCAAATTCACGCATTCTGAAAATAAACTGTCTTGCAACAATCTCATTTCTGAATGCTTTTCCGATCTGAGCGATACCGAAAGGAAGTTTATGACGGGATGTTTTTTGTACATTTAAGAAATTAACAAAAATACCCTGAGCCGTTTCAGGTCTCAAATAAAGATCCATTGCCGAATCAGCAGAAGCTCCCAATTTCGTTCCGAACATCAGGTTAAACTGTCTTACTTCCGTCCAGTTTTTTGAACCGGTATCAGGATCAGCAATTTCCAATTCCTCAATTAATGATTTTACATCAGCAAGGTCTTCATTTTCCAGAGACTTCGCTAATCTTGAAAGAATAGCCTCTCTTTTTGCTCGGTATTCCAGGATTTTAGGATTGGTAGCTTCAAACTGAGCCTTATCAAAAGAATCTCCGAATCTTTTTGCCGCCTTTTCAATTTCCTTATTTTCTTTATCTTCAATTTTAGCACAATAGTCTTCT is part of the Chryseobacterium paludis genome and encodes:
- a CDS encoding DUF2589 domain-containing protein, whose amino-acid sequence is MANLVQELNSLDFSVYIGGPMQAAIKAQHDASISQVNFIKEVGFNPANHPTAPSELRYVDFKYKKSVPGENGAIIDSTVTLQVPFLSMLTIPALRIDEMTIDFNAKLNSVETQAISSEFTGSASVSGKIWKVKFNASASYKKTNSSTSTTEKTYTLGVHVKAVNDELPAGLARIMDMLEDAIVAKAAEPAV
- a CDS encoding patatin-like phospholipase family protein, whose translation is MKKTTILSLDGGGIRGIITCIILRYIEEQLQYYDKPNAKLGDYFDLVAGSSTGGLIASIILCPDEHRKAKYSIQKGLELYAEKGGDIFQVSFWEKLVNPFGLLNEKISQEALEKNLNDFFGHLELKELIKPCLITSYDIENRRAKLFNSWEASLSTDNFYVKDVCRATSAAPTYFSPVQIKSMYGQLFSLIDGGMFANNPALCAYAEARKIPFAEVLRNHQKANHPTVNDMIMISIGTGIESRSYSFKKLEKAGKIGWVTPIIDILMSANAETVDYQLCQMFQTLGLRNQKNYYRINPSLKNASPAMDNVRRSNIENLIQAGLSYIDDNRETLNQIVQKLIRNKI
- a CDS encoding M15 family metallopeptidase produces the protein MDKVTLERIEKLHPLVREEVKQIIKECDEALAGRAKVRITQGLRSFEEQEKLYAIGRLTTGKKVTNAKAGQSIHNYGLAVDICLMIDGKAVSWDTAKDWDNDGVADWYECVKIFAKHGWDWGGNWKTFKDLPHFEKKNILTKKGLIKTTWRTLAKMPADKSGYIII
- a CDS encoding YdeI/OmpD-associated family protein; its protein translation is MEKHSIKIDLYIEKSQDFAKPILNYLREIIHEFCPDAEETIKWGFPHFLYKGKNLCAMASFKQHCTFGFWLEKEMKTMQEITETIEKNSMFSLGKITKIEDLPSKPQLKKAIKEAMDLMDMGVTMKKAPVSKTEVPIPDDLQKALDKNKKALDIFQKASLSFRKEYILWISEAKTEVTRNKRMEQALEWISEGKSRNWKYEKK
- a CDS encoding serine hydrolase domain-containing protein, with protein sequence MLKYIIGGAAATVALSYLFGYDYLFSGIAKTYFKGRSSANIDDGKLFPSNIIATESPKLWEEDPLYNKTDLPKTIVDNLIHSNTASFLVIKNSKLVHEQYWNGYDQLSKTNSFSMAKAVTVMLLGKALEEGKIKNIDQKFSDLFDDFKNKKFGDQLTLKNLAQMESGLDWDEDYKNPFRPNAKAYYGRSLIKATFTKRFKAEPGSKFEYQSGSTQLLGFAIKKSIDQTLASYLSEKFWIPLGMEQNAEWSVDNSRMEKTYCCIHSNTRDFAKLGQLFLDHGKADGIQVLNAEFIEQMRTPTKKSDNIYGMGLWINHDNPIKHYYFLGLQGQYIIMIPDHNMVIVRTGSYENSPKNDRGRPDQVKFLVNETVKLFQ
- a CDS encoding M48 family metalloprotease, producing the protein MIKRFIVFALFIFSISCFSQTYKTIDTADYKERIAFLKTFNANNELLIKNLKSSYSGKTGSELAKIYKEIGADFEKQVKNKDFIFKSEFDPTIKSLIQRLRKNNPQIPTDLKILIAKDNTPNAYCLADGTFVINIGLFNWLDNDDQIASVISHELGHRIEQHSLKAFVNYITQDEKDKLTVNNLKSAKVNLNQRAFDVLKNRMYKKGIEKRGHEMQADSLGYTIFKNSDFKKEEFVNALLRLQDFDTISPKVLKLETYRKYFNLPKQEFKEKWLKKEDFSIYDYNHFKEKLNKDSLASHPEITLRIEKLKKRFPELIVAALPEKASESFASLEKIASMEILPDFYHSEDYGLGVYTSLQFLQDGVEEKYYKSWLGKCFAKIYEGRKNYNLNRYLDRVDPKNQSESYQQFLNFMWNLSLEDIKNIADYYQNKES
- a CDS encoding glycine--tRNA ligase, with the protein product MAKQEDVFKKVISHAKEYGFIFPSSEIYDGLSAVYDYGQNGAELKNNIKQYWWKAMVQLNENIVGIDSAILMHPTTWKASGHVDAFNDPLIDNKDSKKRFRADVLVEDYCAKIEDKENKEIEKAAKRFGDSFDKAQFEATNPKILEYRAKREAILSRLAKSLENEDLADVKSLIEELEIADPDTGSKNWTEVRQFNLMFGTKLGASADSAMDLYLRPETAQGIFVNFLNVQKTSRHKLPFGIAQIGKAFRNEIVARQFIFRMREFEQMEMQFFVAPGTELEFYEQWKTKRLNWHLALGLGNENYRFHDHEKLAHYANAAADIEFNFPFGFKELEGIHSRTDFDLKAHEKHSGRKLQFFDPERNENYVPYVVETSVGLDRLFLSVFSHCLKDEILEDGSERTVLSLPPALAPVKAAILPLMKKDGMAEYAEKIFNDLKYDFNLFYEEKDAIGKRYRRQDAIGTPYCITIDHDSLIDHTVTIRDRDTMKQERVPVSELRRIIDEKTNFRNLLSKI